From Hoeflea sp. 108:
GATCATCGGGCCGATGGGGGTTTCGACCCAGTCTGCCTTGAGCATGGTCTTGCCGCGCAGCTTGGCCGGCGCCTCGCCGAGCAGGCGGGTCACTGCCGCGCGAAAACCGCTGCCGGATCCGAAACCAGCCTCGACCTGCGCATCGATGACGCTGTCGCCCGCGGTCAGCCGTTCCGCCGCCTGACCCAACCGGCGCAGCCTGGCCATCTCAAGGAAGCTCATGCCGAAGCGGCGTTTGAAGGCGCGGCGCACGGTCGATGCATCGAAACCCATGGCCAGAATGTCGGTTTCGAGCCAGCGCCGCTCCGGTTCGCGGTCGAGCGCGTCGAGAAGCGTGGCAACCAGCGGCTCGGGCGCGCCCGTGCCCATCATCGGCCGGCAGCGCTGGCACGGCCGGAAGCCCGCATGCAGGCATTCGGCCGTAGTGTCGAAGAAGCGAACGTTCTCGCGCTTGGGTTTGCGGGCGGCACAGGTGAGCCGGCAGAAGATGCCGGTCGACGTCACCCCGACAAAAGCGAGGCCGTCATAGCCGGGATCGCGTGCGATCAGCGCGTCGTAGAGCGTGTCGTCGGAAGGTCGTTGGAAAAGCATGGCCAATGCTTAGCGCGAGTCCGCAACGATGTGCCGCCGAAAAACAGGCGTTGATCTTGCCTCCTGACAAGAGGCCGTCATGAGCCGACGCGGCGCGCCACCTCTTCAAGCCAATGGTCGCGGATGCCAAGTGCCTTGAGATGCTCGACGGCGCTCGACACATAGTCTTCGTTGCGGCCGGACTGGCCGACGGCCCCTGAGACGATTTCGGCAGCATGGGCGGCGTCGAGGTTGCCCGCATATTGACGGTGCTTGCGATCGGCGATGTAGCAGACGGCAGGCACGCGCGCGCCGTCGCGGTCGAGCTGGATGGTGAACTCGCGCTCGAGATAGACGCTGGTCACCAGCTCGCGCGCCCTGAGATAGGCAATCACCTCGTCGCGCAGGTCACCGGGCACGCGGAACGCCATGCCGACGCAGGAGCCGCCACGGTCTAGACCGAGCACCAGTCCGGGCCGTTGCTCTGTACCGCGATGCACCCAGGAGCGGATGCACAGCGCCCGGCGAAAGCCCATCAGCCGAGCCCGGCGCGTCTCGACATGGGCGAAGCCCGGACGCCACATCAGCGAGCCATAGCCAAAAACCCAAAAATCGCCCATATCGCCAAGCCTGTTGGTGGTTCGCGGGTCTCCCGCGTTACAGCGACGCGCCTCCTACCGGACACGCAAAAGACGCTGTAACAATCTGAACACGCGCATGAGACCCTCGGAAATCGGTCCGATTTCAGGAACCATGCACTAACGAGAGCGTGAGTATGACGTCAAGCCAAGACCGGAAACCGAACTCCAGCCGCCGCTTCCTGTGGCTGACGCTGTTCATCGTCGTGCTGTTTGGCGGCTACAGCGCCGGCTGGTTCTGGCTCGCCGGCAAGGCCGAACGCGAGGTGCAGCAGCGCATCGCCGAGTTGAACCGGAACGGGGTGTCGGCCGATTGCGCCAACCCCACGGTCCGGGGCTTCCCCTTCCGCATCGGCCTGTTCTGCGACCGGGTGGAGTATGAGAATTCAGGGCTGCGCGTCTCGGCCAGCGCCGGTGCCTTCCGCACCGCAGCCCAAGTCTACCAGCCGATGCATTCGGTGCTCGAACTCGACGGCCCGCTGCGCGTGACCGCGCCCGACCTGCCGCAGCTCCAGTTCAACTGGGACCTGCTTCATGCCAGCGTGCGCGTGGCAAATCCCTTGCCGGAGCGCCTGTCGGTCGAGACGCGCAAGCTGTCCGGCCAGGCTTCGTTCATCGACGGCCCCGACATGCCGCTGTTCACCGCCGACGAAACGCAATTCCACCTGCGCCCCAACGGCATGGATATCGATCTCGCCGGCACTTTCACCGGCCTGCTGATCGACCCGGAGGCCCTGCACGGCCGCAAGCTGCCGTTGCTTGACGGCAGCGCCGACACCTCGCTTACCAATGGCATCAGCCTGCTCGGCGGAGGCCAGAAGAGCCTGCGCGGCCAGGCCGGCACGATCCGGTCGATGACGATTACCTCTGGCGGCAACACCGGGGCAGCGGTCACGGGTCCATGGTCGATCGGCGACGACGGCCTGCTCGACGCCAACCTGCGCGTCACCATCCAGAACCCGCGCGAGCTGTCGCGCATCCTCGCCGAGGTGATCCCTGAACAGAAGAAGCAGATCGAGACCGCGTTCGCAGGCCTGGCGCTTCTGGGCGACGCGCCGACCCTGCCGCTCAGAGTGACCAAGGGCCGGGCAATGCTGGGGTTCATTCCGCTCGGGATGCTGCCCGCGGTTCAATAGCTCCTGTCGAGCATTCCAGCGAGTAGCGAGGAAACCCAGCCTGGACGGCCAGGGCAAGTCGCTACTCGCCACTTTGCATTCCCTATTCGCTAGCTCTTAGCCGGGTGCTCGATGGCCTCGCGGCCGAAGTTCGGCACGTCGACTTCCTGACCGGCGTCGATGATCGAACGACGGATGGCGCGGGTGCGGGTGAACATCTCGAACAGCTTGTCGCCGTCGCCCCAGCGGATCGCCCGCTGCAGCGAGGCGAGGTCTTCCGAAAAGCGCGCCAGCATTTCGAGGATCGCGTCCTTGTTGTGCAGGCAGACGTCGCGCCACATGGTCGGGTCGGAAGCCGCGAGACGGGTGAAGTCGCGGAAGCCCGAAGCCGAATATTTGATGACTTCCGACTTGGTCACCGCCTCGAGATCATCGGCGGTGCCGACGATGTTGTACGCGATGATGTGCGGCAGGTGCGAGACGATGGCGAGCGTCATGTCGTGATGCTCGGGGTCCATGGTGTCGATGTTGGAGCCGCAGCGGCGCCAGAACTCCGACAGCTTCTCAAGCGCCACCGGATCGGTATCCGGAAGCGGCGTAAAGATGCACCAGCGGTTCTCGAACAGTTCGGCAAAGCCGGCGTCGGGGCCGGACTTCTCGGTACCGGCCAGCGGGTGGCCGGGGATGAAGTGCACGCCCGCGGGCACATGCGGGGCCATCTGGGCGATGACGGAGGCCTTGGTCGAGCCGACATCGGTGAGGATGGCACCCGGCTTCAGGGCTGTCGCAATATCGGCAGCCACGGCGCCGGACGAGCCCACCGGCACCGAGACGATGACGAGGTCTGCATCCTTCACCGCCGCCTTGGCGTCGGTCGAATAGCTGTCGCCAAGCCCGAGTTCCTCGGCGCGGGCAAGCGTCGACGCACTGCGGGTGGAGATGGCAATATGGCGGGCAAGCCCTTCGCGGCGAATGACGCGGGCCAGCGACGAGCCGATCAGGCCGATGCCCAGCAGGGCAATCTTGTCAAAGAGAGGTTCGGACATTTTTCAACTTCTCAGAAATTCGGTGAGGGCAACAACGACACCGCGATTTGCCTCTTCGGTGCCGACGGTCATGCGCAGCGCATTGGGGAAACCGTAGCCGGAGACCCTGCGCAGAATATAACCGCGCGCCAGAAGATAATCGTCGGCTGCAGCGGCCGAATGCTTGCCGTCCTCGGGGAAGTGAACCAGCAGGAAGTTGCCGACCGAAGGCGTGACGCGCAGGCCGAGCTTCTCGAACTCCGTGACCAGCCACTCTGCCCAGTGGGTGTTGTGGGCGACGGTGCGCTCGACATGGCCGCGGTCCTGGATCGCCGCCACGCCGGCCTCGATGGCCGCCGCATTGACGTTGAACGGGCCACGCATGCGCTCAAGCACGTCGATGACGTGCGACGGCGCATAGATCCAGCCGATGCGCATGCCGCCGAGGCCGTGGATCTTCGAGAACGTGCGCGTCATGACGACATTCTCGTTGGCCGCGACCAGTTCCACGCCCGCCTCGTAGTCGTTGCGGCGAACATATTCGGCATAGGCGGCATCGAGCACGAGCAGCACATTCTTCGGCAGCGCCGCATGCAGGCGACGCACCTCCTCGAACGGCAGGTAGGTGCCGGTCGGGTTGTTGGGGTTGGCGAGGAAGACGATCCTGGTGTTGGGCGTCAGCGCCGCGATGATGTTGTCGACGCTGGCCTTCTCGCCATCTTCCTTGGCAACGACGGGAATGGCGCCCGCTGCCTGGGTGTAGATCTTGTAGACCATGAAGCCATGCTCGGTGTAGACGGCTTCGTCGCCTGGCGAGAGATAGCTCTGCGCCAGCAGGCCCAGCACCTCGTCGGAGCCGTTCGTGCACAGGATGTTGGCAGGGTTGAGCCCATGGGTCGCCGCAATCGCCTGTCTCAGGCGTGACGCCGA
This genomic window contains:
- a CDS encoding trifunctional transcriptional activator/DNA repair protein Ada/methylated-DNA--[protein]-cysteine S-methyltransferase, coding for MLFQRPSDDTLYDALIARDPGYDGLAFVGVTSTGIFCRLTCAARKPKRENVRFFDTTAECLHAGFRPCQRCRPMMGTGAPEPLVATLLDALDREPERRWLETDILAMGFDASTVRRAFKRRFGMSFLEMARLRRLGQAAERLTAGDSVIDAQVEAGFGSGSGFRAAVTRLLGEAPAKLRGKTMLKADWVETPIGPMIAIADQHALHILEFLERKALATEVRKLQAATGSAIAFGRAGPIDQIEAELGAFFAGNSAEFATRLAPQGTAFERQVWDGLRRIPAGASATYSGLAAEIGNPAAVRAVGRANGANPIAVVIPCHRVVGVSGDLTGYGGGLWRKRWLLEHERRMAAGQPCVAASGSVVSRK
- a CDS encoding gamma-glutamylcyclotransferase, whose protein sequence is MGDFWVFGYGSLMWRPGFAHVETRRARLMGFRRALCIRSWVHRGTEQRPGLVLGLDRGGSCVGMAFRVPGDLRDEVIAYLRARELVTSVYLEREFTIQLDRDGARVPAVCYIADRKHRQYAGNLDAAHAAEIVSGAVGQSGRNEDYVSSAVEHLKALGIRDHWLEEVARRVGS
- a CDS encoding DUF2125 domain-containing protein; this encodes MTSSQDRKPNSSRRFLWLTLFIVVLFGGYSAGWFWLAGKAEREVQQRIAELNRNGVSADCANPTVRGFPFRIGLFCDRVEYENSGLRVSASAGAFRTAAQVYQPMHSVLELDGPLRVTAPDLPQLQFNWDLLHASVRVANPLPERLSVETRKLSGQASFIDGPDMPLFTADETQFHLRPNGMDIDLAGTFTGLLIDPEALHGRKLPLLDGSADTSLTNGISLLGGGQKSLRGQAGTIRSMTITSGGNTGAAVTGPWSIGDDGLLDANLRVTIQNPRELSRILAEVIPEQKKQIETAFAGLALLGDAPTLPLRVTKGRAMLGFIPLGMLPAVQ
- a CDS encoding prephenate/arogenate dehydrogenase family protein — encoded protein: MSEPLFDKIALLGIGLIGSSLARVIRREGLARHIAISTRSASTLARAEELGLGDSYSTDAKAAVKDADLVIVSVPVGSSGAVAADIATALKPGAILTDVGSTKASVIAQMAPHVPAGVHFIPGHPLAGTEKSGPDAGFAELFENRWCIFTPLPDTDPVALEKLSEFWRRCGSNIDTMDPEHHDMTLAIVSHLPHIIAYNIVGTADDLEAVTKSEVIKYSASGFRDFTRLAASDPTMWRDVCLHNKDAILEMLARFSEDLASLQRAIRWGDGDKLFEMFTRTRAIRRSIIDAGQEVDVPNFGREAIEHPAKS
- the hisC gene encoding histidinol-phosphate transaminase, with the protein product MTKAPEQIRPEPRAGIMDIAAYVPGKSAAPAGVTKVHKLSSNENPLGASPHAIEAVQKLAGKMEYYPDGSASRLRQAIAATHGLNPANILCTNGSDEVLGLLAQSYLSPGDEAVYTEHGFMVYKIYTQAAGAIPVVAKEDGEKASVDNIIAALTPNTRIVFLANPNNPTGTYLPFEEVRRLHAALPKNVLLVLDAAYAEYVRRNDYEAGVELVAANENVVMTRTFSKIHGLGGMRIGWIYAPSHVIDVLERMRGPFNVNAAAIEAGVAAIQDRGHVERTVAHNTHWAEWLVTEFEKLGLRVTPSVGNFLLVHFPEDGKHSAAAADDYLLARGYILRRVSGYGFPNALRMTVGTEEANRGVVVALTEFLRS